One Betaproteobacteria bacterium genomic region harbors:
- a CDS encoding MMPL family transporter, with the protein MGRREPYAAVVRGKAVAGALRRTQISESPEGTAGTLRHADLYPARAPGKTHTQAQAGNPHRGGRQTDSGEPGAQRAPRAEAAGLSGAVGLRRKHPRHARWRHQGAGTFLSRRTRRRAGEVAALSRAARPQDERGHQPDPHRRQPGAHRHHRSPGSARRPFGHENLRGRSVKSPARARVGIWLGFVLACAIIVARSQYGADLAAFLPSSPSPTQRFLVDELREGVVSRLILVGIGGREQDKLAALSRSLAARLEKNERFVYVANGAQDGLRADGEFLLRNRYVLSPAVTAERFTAAGIRRGLEQQLDLLSSPASMLVGNLLPRDPTGEMLQLIDRLQGQGGPDKRNGIWFSADGTRALLIAQTRAAGFDIDAQEQALAQIRAAFQEAVPEQHAQRAQLVVTGPGVFAVESRAGIQRDAMRFSILGTLLVSAILLFVYRSLRVLALTLVPVASGALAGIAAVSLAFWSVQGVTLGFGATLIGEAVDYAIYLFTNTAPGSTPKTTLQRIWPTLRLGMLTSVCGFGAMLFSGFPGLSQLGLFSIAGLVVAVSVTRWVLPELVPEGYHVKTAAGLGPSLMRVLTRAHRLRVPLLVLVIAAVAWLAIKGSTVWDDELSSLSPVPLPIQRLDQQMRADLGAPDVGPLVVVRGDSEQAVLESAEQVGATLAALQAEGVLAGFDSPAFYLPSIGAQRARQRAIPDAATLTRNLAAAAEGLPFRAGTFAPFIEDAQEAKRRAPLTVQDLAGTGLGLKLQALLAQRQGGWFAMMPLRNVSNLQSLEAGLAKHDRSQVVLLDMKRDLDGLYHGYRMRALAFAVLGVVAIGVLLMVTLRSVRRSWDVLAPLAAAVLVTAGILLATGARLNIFHLVALLLVVGVGSNYTLFFERGNPGGADPQRTATSVLFCNLSTVVGFGVLGFAVTPVLSAIGTTVAIGAFLSLLFAVILTARSQPPA; encoded by the coding sequence ATGGGGCGTCGAGAGCCTTATGCTGCAGTTGTCCGAGGTAAAGCAGTCGCAGGCGCGCTTCGTCGAACGCAAATATCTGAAAGTCCTGAAGGCACCGCTGGAACTCTCCGGCACGCTGACCTATACCCGGCCCGGGCGCCTGGAAAAACGCACACTCAAGCCCAAGCCGGAAACCCTCACCGTGGCGGACGACAAACTGACTCTGGAGAACCCGGCGCGCAACGAGCGCCGCGTGCTGAAGCTGCAGGACTATCCGGTGCTGTGGGGCTTCGTCGAAAGCATCCGCGCCACGCTCGGTGGCGACATCAAGGCGCTGGAACGTTTCTATCGCGTCGAACTCGAAGGCGTGCCGGCGAAGTGGCAGCTTTATCTCGCGCCGCGCGACCGCAGGATGAGCGAGGTCATCAGCCTGATCCGCATCGACGGCAGCCAGGCGCGCATCGACACCATCGAAGTCCAGGAAGCGCACGGCGACCGTTCGGTCATGAAAATCTACGGGGACGTTCCGTGAAATCGCCGGCGCGCGCGCGCGTCGGCATCTGGCTGGGATTCGTACTTGCCTGCGCGATCATCGTTGCGAGATCGCAGTACGGCGCCGATCTTGCCGCTTTCCTGCCCAGTTCGCCGTCGCCGACGCAGCGCTTCCTGGTCGATGAACTGCGCGAAGGTGTGGTGTCGCGCCTGATCCTGGTCGGCATCGGAGGCCGCGAGCAGGACAAGCTCGCGGCGCTCAGCCGGTCGCTGGCGGCGCGGCTGGAAAAGAACGAGCGGTTTGTCTACGTCGCCAACGGTGCGCAGGACGGGTTGCGCGCCGACGGCGAATTCCTGTTGCGCAATCGTTATGTACTCAGCCCGGCGGTCACGGCGGAGCGCTTTACCGCGGCCGGCATCCGGCGCGGGCTGGAGCAGCAACTCGACCTGCTGAGTTCGCCGGCCAGCATGCTGGTCGGCAATCTGCTGCCGCGCGACCCGACCGGCGAGATGCTGCAACTGATCGACCGGTTGCAGGGCCAGGGCGGGCCGGATAAACGAAACGGCATCTGGTTTTCCGCCGACGGCACCCGTGCGCTGCTGATTGCGCAGACGCGTGCCGCCGGCTTCGACATCGATGCGCAGGAACAGGCATTGGCGCAGATTCGTGCCGCCTTTCAGGAAGCGGTGCCGGAACAGCATGCGCAGCGCGCGCAGCTGGTCGTCACCGGACCGGGCGTCTTTGCAGTGGAAAGCCGCGCTGGCATCCAGCGCGATGCGATGCGCTTTTCCATACTCGGGACGCTGCTGGTAAGCGCGATCCTGTTGTTCGTCTATCGTTCCCTGCGCGTGCTGGCGTTGACGCTGGTGCCGGTGGCGAGCGGCGCGCTGGCCGGTATCGCCGCGGTGAGCCTCGCATTCTGGTCCGTGCAAGGCGTGACGCTAGGATTCGGCGCTACGCTGATCGGCGAGGCGGTGGACTACGCGATCTATCTGTTCACCAATACCGCGCCGGGCAGCACGCCGAAGACGACCTTGCAACGCATCTGGCCGACGCTGCGGCTGGGCATGCTGACTTCGGTGTGCGGATTCGGCGCGATGCTGTTTTCCGGATTCCCGGGGCTTTCCCAGCTCGGTTTGTTTTCGATCGCCGGACTCGTCGTTGCGGTATCGGTGACGCGCTGGGTGCTGCCCGAGCTGGTGCCGGAGGGCTACCACGTCAAGACCGCGGCCGGGCTGGGTCCGTCCTTGATGCGCGTACTGACGCGCGCGCATCGTCTGCGTGTTCCGTTGCTGGTGCTGGTGATCGCAGCGGTTGCATGGCTCGCAATCAAGGGATCGACGGTCTGGGACGACGAATTGTCGAGCCTGAGTCCGGTGCCGTTGCCGATACAACGACTCGATCAGCAGATGCGCGCGGATCTGGGTGCGCCGGATGTCGGACCGCTGGTCGTGGTGAGAGGTGATTCGGAGCAGGCGGTACTGGAAAGTGCGGAGCAGGTTGGCGCCACGCTCGCTGCGCTCCAGGCCGAAGGGGTTCTCGCGGGATTCGATTCGCCGGCATTCTATCTTCCCAGCATCGGCGCGCAGCGTGCACGGCAACGGGCTATTCCCGATGCGGCTACGTTGACGCGCAACCTGGCCGCGGCCGCAGAAGGTCTGCCGTTCCGCGCCGGGACTTTCGCCCCGTTCATCGAAGATGCGCAGGAGGCGAAACGCCGGGCGCCCCTGACCGTGCAGGATCTGGCGGGAACCGGCCTCGGCCTGAAGCTGCAGGCTTTGCTCGCGCAACGCCAGGGCGGCTGGTTCGCCATGATGCCGCTGCGCAATGTATCCAACTTGCAATCGTTGGAAGCAGGACTGGCGAAGCATGATCGCTCGCAAGTGGTGTTGCTCGATATGAAGCGCGATCTCGACGGGTTGTATCACGGTTACCGGATGCGGGCGCTTGCCTTTGCCGTTCTCGGCGTGGTGGCGATCGGGGTGCTGCTGATGGTGACGCTGCGTTCAGTCCGGCGTAGCTGGGACGTGCTTGCGCCCCTGGCCGCGGCGGTGCTGGTTACCGCGGGCATTTTGCTTGCAACCGGCGCGCGCCTGAACATTTTCCATCTGGTGGCGTTGCTGCTGGTCGTCGGCGTCGGTTCGAACTACACGCTGTTCTTCGAGCGTGGCAATCCGGGCGGAGCGGATCCGCAGCGCACCGCCACTTCGGTGTTGTTCTGCAATCTTTCGACGGTGGTCGGTTTCGGCGTGCTCGGATTCGCAGTCACGCCGGTACTCAGCGCCATCGGCACGACGGTGGCGATCGGTGCGTTTCTGAGCCTGTTGTTTGCGGTCATCCTGACAGCGCGTTCGCAACCGCCGGCCTGA
- a CDS encoding beta-ketoacyl-[acyl-carrier-protein] synthase family protein has product MPVDVHVLRHVTSAAGTPGRNRTGNCRVQPLFFNRYAIASSAGIGLDSTAQALCQMRSGLAACAFETARLDTFVGQMSDAVLAPVRADLAEFDCRNNRIAQLCLRQDGFDHAVMAAREKYGAARIGVFVGTSTSGILETELAYRRRDASGALPADFRYATTHNTYSVAWFVQSYFGLTGPSMAISTACSSSAKAFGNAARMIAAGLCDAAVVGGIDSLCLTTLYGFGSLGLLSSLGCRPFDTDRDGISIGEGGGMVLLEKTADGGTADTIALLGVGESSDAYHMSTPHPEGLGARMAMEQALLTAGIQPAAVDYINLHGTGTRSNDATEDKAVCAVFGNATPCSSTKGWTGHTLGACGAIEAIICALAIEWGFMPGSVNTRKVDPTLGLQYLVDNRNQPVEIAMSNAFGFGGTNCSLLLGRVKS; this is encoded by the coding sequence ATGCCAGTTGACGTCCACGTCTTGCGCCACGTAACCTCGGCAGCCGGAACGCCGGGTCGGAATCGAACAGGAAATTGTCGGGTGCAACCGCTTTTTTTCAATCGCTACGCCATTGCCAGCAGCGCCGGGATCGGGCTCGACTCGACGGCGCAGGCGTTGTGTCAGATGCGTTCGGGACTTGCCGCCTGTGCGTTCGAGACGGCCAGGCTCGACACCTTCGTCGGCCAGATGTCCGATGCCGTGCTGGCGCCGGTGCGCGCCGATCTGGCCGAATTCGACTGCCGCAACAACCGGATCGCGCAGTTGTGCCTGCGGCAGGACGGATTTGACCATGCGGTGATGGCGGCACGGGAGAAATACGGTGCCGCCCGCATCGGCGTATTCGTCGGCACCAGCACGTCGGGAATACTCGAGACGGAACTTGCCTACCGCAGGCGCGACGCCAGCGGTGCGCTACCCGCTGACTTTCGCTATGCCACGACCCACAACACCTACTCGGTTGCCTGGTTCGTCCAGTCCTACTTCGGCCTGACCGGACCATCGATGGCGATTTCCACCGCGTGCTCGTCGAGCGCCAAGGCGTTCGGAAACGCGGCGCGCATGATCGCGGCCGGCCTGTGCGATGCGGCTGTGGTCGGCGGCATCGACAGTCTCTGTCTCACTACGCTGTATGGATTTGGCTCGCTCGGTCTGCTCTCCTCGCTCGGGTGCCGTCCCTTCGACACCGATCGCGATGGCATTTCCATCGGCGAGGGAGGAGGCATGGTATTGCTGGAGAAGACGGCAGACGGCGGGACCGCAGATACGATCGCGCTGCTCGGTGTCGGCGAAAGCAGCGACGCTTACCACATGTCCACTCCGCATCCCGAAGGACTGGGTGCGCGCATGGCCATGGAGCAGGCCTTGCTGACTGCGGGAATTCAGCCCGCTGCGGTCGACTACATCAATTTGCACGGCACCGGAACCCGCAGCAACGATGCCACCGAGGACAAGGCGGTCTGTGCCGTATTCGGCAACGCGACGCCATGCAGTTCGACCAAGGGCTGGACCGGCCACACGCTGGGTGCGTGCGGCGCGATCGAAGCCATCATTTGCGCGCTGGCGATCGAATGGGGCTTCATGCCGGGCAGCGTGAACACGCGCAAGGTCGACCCAACCCTGGGGCTTCAATACCTGGTCGACAATCGCAATCAGCCGGTCGAAATCGCGATGAGCAACGCGTTCGGGTTCGGCGGTACCAACTGCAGTCTGTTGCTCGGGCGGGTGAAATCGTGA
- a CDS encoding acyl-CoA synthetase, translating into MAVVAAISHTEGDDAVAFSGAQPVTAACFLADVKRVAEQLPARSYLVNFCVDRYRFAVGLIAALVRGQVNLLPPNQTPEMLRQLQRDYGDLYALSDAPQELGAIEQVMYPRAAEESTRRSSIRPFSVPAFAEEQIAAIAFTSGSTGLPTAHRKTWGALARGATAEAMRFDLHLGPRATLVGTVPAQHMYGLESTVLMALRGGLALHASRPFYPADVAAALALIPGDRVLVTTPVHLRALLNEDIQLPQLRLIVCATAPLSPEMAAQAEARYRAPLHEVYGFTEAGMVATRRTVQGPSWHCLRDVRLRREGDVVRVVGGHVENEVPFTDVIEPDGNDVFILHGRNADLVNIAGKRTSLGYLNHQLNSIEGVRDGVFFMPDESGDGVTRLTAFVVAPDLTRDALIGALRARVDAVFLPRPLYFVDALPRNATGKLPREALLRYVQVWSARAKREDTA; encoded by the coding sequence ATGGCGGTTGTCGCGGCCATCAGCCATACCGAAGGGGACGATGCGGTTGCATTCAGCGGCGCCCAGCCGGTGACCGCGGCGTGCTTCCTCGCCGACGTGAAGCGGGTCGCGGAACAATTGCCCGCGCGCTCCTATCTGGTCAATTTTTGTGTCGATCGTTACCGGTTCGCTGTCGGATTGATCGCGGCTCTGGTGCGAGGGCAGGTGAACCTGCTGCCGCCGAACCAGACGCCGGAAATGCTGCGGCAATTGCAACGAGACTACGGCGATCTGTATGCCTTGAGCGATGCACCACAGGAACTCGGCGCGATCGAACAGGTGATGTATCCGCGGGCCGCGGAAGAATCCACACGGCGTTCTTCGATACGGCCGTTCTCAGTGCCGGCGTTTGCCGAAGAGCAGATCGCGGCAATCGCTTTTACGTCCGGCTCCACCGGATTGCCCACTGCGCATCGCAAAACCTGGGGTGCACTTGCGCGTGGCGCAACCGCTGAAGCCATGCGCTTCGATTTGCATCTCGGGCCCCGGGCGACGCTGGTCGGTACGGTGCCGGCGCAGCATATGTACGGCCTCGAGTCCACGGTACTGATGGCGTTGCGCGGCGGGCTCGCGCTGCATGCGAGCCGGCCTTTCTATCCGGCGGACGTGGCCGCGGCACTGGCCTTGATCCCCGGCGATCGCGTATTGGTTACGACTCCCGTGCATTTGCGGGCGCTGCTGAACGAAGACATCCAGTTGCCGCAACTGCGGCTGATCGTTTGCGCCACCGCGCCGCTGTCGCCGGAAATGGCCGCGCAGGCGGAAGCCCGCTATCGGGCGCCGCTGCACGAGGTTTACGGTTTCACCGAGGCGGGCATGGTGGCTACCCGCCGTACCGTACAAGGCCCGTCATGGCATTGCCTGCGTGATGTGCGATTGCGTCGCGAAGGCGACGTTGTGAGGGTCGTGGGCGGGCATGTCGAAAACGAGGTCCCGTTCACCGATGTGATCGAGCCCGATGGCAATGACGTTTTTATTTTGCACGGGCGCAATGCCGACCTGGTGAACATCGCCGGCAAGCGCACTTCGCTCGGTTACCTCAATCATCAGCTGAACAGCATCGAAGGCGTCCGTGACGGCGTGTTCTTCATGCCGGATGAGAGCGGCGACGGTGTTACCCGGCTGACGGCTTTCGTGGTGGCGCCCGATCTTACGCGGGATGCTCTGATTGGCGCGTTGCGCGCCCGGGTCGACGCCGTGTTTCTGCCGCGGCCGCTGTACTTCGTCGATGCGCTTCCGCGCAACGCCACCGGCAAGCTGCCGCGCGAGGCATTGCTCCGGTACGTGCAAGTATGGTCGGCCAGGGCCAAGCGGGAGGACACCGCTTGA
- a CDS encoding beta-ketoacyl synthase chain length factor, with protein sequence MVKLFVEGAAILAPGLTGWAAGRAVLAGEKTYEPAPLAPPVADLLPAVERRRTGSTVKLALAVGYEALTSAGRPVDSVATVFVSSGNDGDVINDICITLAGSDRQVSPTRFHNSVHNAPSGYWGIATHSHHPSTSLCGFDWSFAIGLLEAAAQLQVDRLEVLLVAYDTPYPEPLRGIRPVAQAFGAALLFSRDRTNRTIAELEITMDARAKEISRMGDAALERLRIGNPCARALPLLAALAGAQPQSVTLERDAGQTLSVSVRTF encoded by the coding sequence ATCGTGAAACTGTTTGTCGAAGGCGCCGCAATCCTGGCGCCGGGGCTGACGGGCTGGGCCGCCGGTCGCGCGGTTCTTGCAGGCGAAAAAACCTACGAACCCGCACCGCTCGCGCCACCGGTTGCGGATCTGTTGCCGGCCGTAGAGCGCCGGCGTACCGGTTCGACGGTCAAGTTAGCCCTGGCTGTCGGGTACGAGGCCCTTACCTCCGCCGGCAGACCGGTCGATTCCGTGGCAACTGTATTCGTTTCTTCCGGAAACGACGGGGACGTCATAAACGACATCTGCATCACGCTCGCCGGATCGGACAGGCAGGTTTCGCCCACGCGCTTTCACAATTCGGTGCACAACGCGCCGTCCGGTTACTGGGGCATCGCCACGCATTCGCACCATCCCTCGACCAGCCTGTGTGGATTCGACTGGAGCTTTGCCATCGGGCTGCTGGAGGCGGCCGCACAACTGCAAGTCGATCGACTGGAGGTATTGCTGGTCGCGTACGACACCCCCTATCCCGAGCCACTGCGAGGCATTCGTCCCGTAGCGCAGGCATTCGGCGCCGCACTCCTGTTTTCCCGCGATCGCACAAACCGGACGATCGCCGAACTCGAAATCACGATGGATGCACGAGCGAAGGAAATCTCGCGGATGGGCGATGCGGCACTGGAGCGCCTTCGCATCGGCAATCCGTGCGCACGCGCACTGCCGCTGCTAGCGGCGCTGGCGGGTGCGCAGCCACAATCGGTAACCCTGGAGCGCGATGCCGGGCAAACGCTCTCGGTTTCCGTGCGCACGTTCTGA
- a CDS encoding methyltransferase, with amino-acid sequence MPIISQRSRQDERVALYPPELLRHFDDSFIASFDLFEEYVARLTLSLFRSTGLAAACRNKATVSQAAARAGLVPGAALVPASWILTMLASRKWIDTTLGANGERLYRVEQALPALDPDEILEKQRAHDARCLPSYEIAALAAAHYPAVLRGQTSGEQALFGPAGIIPWVRYFSNDNPLYAISNTVGAIAAAQALPGGATAILEIGGGLGSGADTLLGELERSGHAAQLSSYHLTEISPLFLKRAQRYLAARHPLCRFVFSALDIDRAFSEAAIVPNTYSLVYGVNVLHVARDLAATLGELRNALSEGGMLVMAECIRPFLDTPLHLELVFNLLSSFRDAVLVPGWRPNGGFLTPEQWTAALEANGFEAVRIYPDIAAIRDAYPSFVVAAIVARRA; translated from the coding sequence ATGCCAATTATTTCGCAGCGTAGCCGGCAGGACGAGCGGGTGGCACTGTATCCGCCTGAACTTCTGCGCCATTTCGACGATTCTTTCATCGCCTCCTTCGACCTTTTCGAAGAGTACGTCGCACGTCTGACCCTTTCGCTGTTTCGGTCCACCGGACTGGCAGCGGCTTGCCGGAACAAGGCCACTGTATCCCAGGCGGCCGCGCGTGCCGGACTGGTACCGGGCGCGGCGCTCGTGCCGGCGTCATGGATCCTGACGATGCTCGCCTCGCGCAAGTGGATCGATACGACGCTCGGTGCGAACGGCGAACGCCTCTATCGAGTCGAGCAGGCCTTGCCCGCGCTCGACCCGGATGAGATTCTCGAGAAGCAGCGGGCACATGATGCGCGCTGTCTGCCCAGTTATGAAATCGCGGCGCTGGCGGCGGCGCACTATCCCGCCGTACTGCGCGGACAGACTTCGGGCGAGCAGGCGCTGTTCGGTCCGGCAGGCATCATTCCGTGGGTGAGGTACTTTTCCAACGACAACCCGCTCTACGCCATCAGCAACACCGTGGGGGCGATCGCGGCGGCGCAGGCGCTGCCGGGTGGTGCGACTGCCATTCTGGAAATCGGCGGCGGTCTGGGCAGCGGTGCGGACACACTGCTTGGCGAGCTCGAACGCTCCGGCCACGCAGCGCAGCTCTCTTCCTACCACCTCACGGAAATATCCCCGCTGTTCCTCAAACGCGCGCAGCGCTATCTCGCCGCACGGCACCCGCTGTGCCGCTTCGTGTTTTCCGCGCTGGACATCGACCGCGCGTTTTCGGAAGCCGCGATCGTGCCCAACACCTATTCGCTCGTTTATGGTGTCAACGTTCTGCATGTCGCCCGCGATCTCGCAGCGACGCTCGGCGAGTTGCGCAACGCGCTGAGCGAGGGCGGCATGCTGGTCATGGCCGAATGCATCCGGCCGTTTCTGGATACCCCGCTGCATCTGGAGCTGGTGTTCAACCTGTTGAGTTCGTTTCGCGATGCGGTGCTGGTGCCCGGTTGGCGCCCCAACGGCGGCTTCCTTACACCGGAGCAATGGACAGCCGCTCTTGAGGCCAACGGCTTCGAGGCCGTCCGCATCTATCCCGATATCGCAGCGATCCGCGACGCTTATCCGAGTTTCGTCGTTGCGGCAATCGTGGCCAGACGGGCATGA
- a CDS encoding glycosyltransferase family 2 protein produces MNKPITTLPGPRYLVLIPSYNAGRKALETVRAARGTGEFVCVVVDGSTDGTREQLMQMAQSDPALTVLALARNSGKGAAILHGLRDAVARGFTHVLTMDSDGQHPAGMIPAFIAASKAQTDALILGKPVFDDSAPRERVVGRRICNWWVDLETLHAGIGDSLFGMRIYPARALLEVMESQRSMRRFDFDAESAVRLVWRGARPINLPVPVRYFSPGEGGVSHFNYLRDNALLISMHVRLVFGFLLRFPLLLIRRFRSRAGAGNDIRTQ; encoded by the coding sequence ATGAATAAACCAATCACGACCCTGCCCGGCCCCCGCTACCTGGTGCTGATTCCCAGCTACAACGCCGGACGCAAGGCGCTGGAAACAGTCCGTGCGGCGCGCGGAACAGGCGAGTTTGTCTGCGTGGTGGTAGACGGGAGCACCGATGGCACCCGTGAACAACTCATGCAGATGGCGCAGTCGGATCCGGCGTTGACGGTGCTGGCCCTTGCACGCAACAGCGGCAAGGGCGCGGCCATCCTGCACGGTTTGCGCGATGCGGTCGCTCGCGGCTTTACGCATGTGCTGACGATGGATTCGGATGGCCAGCATCCTGCGGGGATGATCCCCGCCTTCATCGCTGCATCGAAAGCGCAAACCGACGCACTGATTCTCGGCAAACCGGTGTTCGACGATTCCGCGCCGCGGGAACGGGTGGTCGGCCGCCGCATCTGCAACTGGTGGGTGGATCTCGAGACCCTGCACGCGGGCATCGGGGACTCGCTGTTCGGCATGCGCATCTACCCGGCCCGGGCGCTGCTGGAAGTCATGGAATCGCAGCGCTCGATGCGGCGCTTCGATTTCGACGCCGAATCCGCGGTACGGCTGGTTTGGCGCGGCGCCAGGCCGATCAACCTTCCGGTGCCGGTGCGTTACTTCAGTCCGGGCGAGGGCGGCGTTTCGCATTTCAACTACCTGCGGGACAACGCATTGCTCATTTCGATGCACGTCCGATTGGTCTTCGGCTTTCTGTTGCGTTTTCCCCTCCTGCTGATTCGCAGATTTCGTTCCCGGGCAGGCGCAGGAAACGACATTCGCACGCAATAG
- the htpX gene encoding protease HtpX, with protein sequence MIGLLFQKGQYVLKRIVLFLITNLAVLFVLNITMRILGVDRMLAQSGGGLNLSALLVFAGVIGFGGALISLAMSKWSAKFMTGAKVIDNPRTEAEHWLVETVRRQAQQANIGMPDVAIYDAPDVNAFATGMNRNSALVAVSTGLLNNMTRDEAEAVLGHEITHVANGDMVTLALIQGVVNTFVIFLSRIIGNLVDKVVFKTERGNGPAFWITSIIAELVLGILASIIVMWFSRRREFRADAGGASLAGREKMIAALQRLKQAHEAPQLPAQMRAFGISGGQTGGLARLFMSHPPLDERIEALRAGR encoded by the coding sequence ATGATTGGTTTACTTTTTCAGAAAGGGCAATACGTGCTCAAACGCATTGTGCTGTTCCTGATCACCAACCTGGCGGTCCTGTTCGTCCTCAACATCACGATGAGGATCCTCGGTGTCGATCGCATGCTGGCGCAATCCGGCGGCGGCCTCAACCTGAGCGCGCTGCTGGTGTTCGCCGGTGTCATCGGATTCGGCGGCGCGCTGATTTCGCTGGCGATGTCGAAGTGGTCGGCCAAATTCATGACCGGTGCGAAGGTCATCGACAATCCGCGCACGGAAGCAGAGCACTGGCTGGTCGAGACGGTGCGCAGGCAGGCGCAACAGGCCAATATCGGCATGCCCGACGTCGCGATCTACGATGCCCCGGACGTCAACGCGTTTGCCACGGGCATGAACCGGAACAGCGCACTGGTCGCGGTCAGTACCGGGTTGCTCAACAATATGACTCGCGACGAAGCCGAGGCAGTGCTGGGCCACGAGATCACTCACGTTGCCAACGGCGACATGGTCACGCTGGCATTGATCCAGGGCGTGGTGAACACCTTCGTGATTTTCCTGTCGCGCATCATCGGCAACCTCGTCGACAAGGTCGTATTCAAGACCGAGCGCGGCAACGGCCCGGCTTTCTGGATCACGTCGATCATTGCCGAGCTGGTGCTGGGCATCCTTGCCAGCATCATCGTGATGTGGTTCAGCCGCCGGCGCGAGTTCCGCGCCGATGCCGGGGGTGCCTCGCTTGCCGGGCGCGAAAAGATGATCGCCGCCCTGCAGCGGCTGAAACAGGCCCACGAAGCGCCGCAACTGCCTGCACAGATGCGTGCCTTCGGTATCTCCGGCGGACAGACCGGAGGGCTTGCGCGGCTGTTCATGTCGCACCCGCCGCTCGACGAACGCATCGAGGCGCTGCGCGCCGGTCGATGA
- a CDS encoding acyl carrier protein, whose product MDTVETMTAQERELAELIVAALNLEIQANEIEPAAPLYREGLGLDSIDILEIALAVSKKYGFQLRSDDSDNVKTFSSLRNLNEHVQQNRTR is encoded by the coding sequence ATGGACACAGTCGAAACCATGACCGCGCAGGAACGGGAGCTTGCGGAGCTGATCGTGGCGGCGCTTAATCTGGAAATTCAGGCGAACGAAATCGAGCCGGCAGCGCCGCTCTATCGCGAGGGCCTCGGCCTGGACTCGATCGATATCCTTGAGATCGCACTTGCGGTATCCAAGAAGTACGGCTTTCAGTTGCGCTCCGATGACAGCGATAACGTCAAGACCTTCAGCTCGCTGCGCAACCTGAATGAGCATGTCCAGCAAAATCGAACCCGTTAG